In Nonlabens agnitus, the DNA window CTGGAGAAAGTCTTATCGATGGTTATGGGCGTATGGGGAAATGGGCCATAGGGTCCTATTTTTTTGTAATGATCGTGAGTTTATTCTTTGTTAGTGCCGCCGTTTTTAATGTAACCGCCGTCTTTATGAAGGAGCTGTTCCAAATACAGACACCAGCTAGCGCTTTTGTCCCGTTGTTATTGGTGATCGTGTCTTGTTTTGGGATTTTAGCTTTTGGGAAGTTTACATTGTTGGATCATCTCATCAAGATTGTAGGTTTTTTAATGATCGTTTGCACCTTGGTATCCTTTGTTTTGGTCTTGATTAAAGGTCCTGCCATACCATCCTCAGATTTTGTAGCGCCAGAGTTATGGTCTCTTACCACCATACCTTTTGCTATTGCCTTAATGGGTTGGATGCCTACCGCTGTAGATTTAAGTGCCTGGAATAGCTTGTGGACTCTTGAAAAACAAAAATCTAGCGGCTACAAGTCTACGGTAAAGCAAGCTACTGGGGAATTTGCCTTAGGTTATTGGATAAGTGCGGTTCTAGCTGTGATGTTTTTGACCCTAGGTTCTTATTTGGTGTATGGTACAGACATTTTAGTGGCATCCAGTAGTGCAGATTTCTTTAATCAAGTCATAGGTTTGTTCACTGGTGCGATAGGTGAGTGGTCCTATTATATGATTGCTGTTGCGGCATTTTGTATCATGTATGGCACGAGTATAGGCGTGTTGGATGGTTATTCTCGAGCGCTTAAAAGATCTTGCGAGGTTCTATTCCTAAAAGGAACTGAAGTAAATTCAAAATGGTACTTGGTCGCTTTGATGATAACGGCTACAGGAGGTTTTGTGATCAACTATGTTTTGAGTGATAACCCAAAAGGATTTTTATTGCTCGTAGATATAGCCACTATATTATCCTTTCTATTTGCACCTATCGTTGCGGTTCTCAATTATAAATTGGTCACCAATAGAAAATTCCCAAAAGAACACCAACCTGACTTTTTAATGAGGTCGATTTCTCTTTTGGGAATTACTGTGTTGATCTTATTCTCAGTAGTATATATCTTCTACTACTTTGGAGGTTTTGACTAATGGCTTACACCTTCCTTAATAACGTTGGGCATTGCTGCGGCAAAACGTCTCCATCTTGGAATAGATACGTTTTGTATATATCCGTTCGTTGGGTGATTTTCTGCATAGTCTTGATGATAATCCTCAGCAACCCAGAATTTTTCAAAGGGCTTGACCTCTGCAGCCACTTCATAACCAGCATCTTCCAGCTCCTTGATTTTTGAGGCGATGATTTGTTTTTGCTCATCATTTTGATAGAAAATGATACTGCGGTACTGTGACCCACGATCGGGACCTTGACCGTTTACCTGTTCAATATTTTGAGAGGCAAAGTAAACATCTACTAGGGTTTCAAAGCTTACAACTTTAGGATCGTAAATAATCTCATTAGCTTCAGCGTGACCTGTGGTACCGGTGTTTGACTGTTCGTAGGTAGGGTTTTCAGTCGTGCCACCACTGTAACCAGAAATGGCCTCGCTCACACCATTGACACTTTCATAGATTTCTTCTACACACCAGAAACATCCACTAGCGAAATACGCTTTTTCCATTCCTTCTTGCGTTGCGGCTACTTCAATAGGTTCTGAATTCATGGCAGCCTCTGTTTGCTCCATGTCCTTATCTTTTTGGTTACAGCTGTTTGCTGCAAACATCAACAGTATTAAGCTTATTAGTTTCATAATATTATTTATTTTCTTCAAAAGTAGAGTCGGTAGGGTGTTCATCCCTTAAATCCTAGTTAAAAGAAAAACCCGTCTAGGATTGACCTAGACGGGTTATTTACAATGGAAAAGATCAGCTTTAGATCTTTTCAAATGTGGCGCTCATTTTTTCTGCCTGCTCATGCGCAAGTGCCGCGTCAACAAGAATTCTTCCAGAGTGCTCGTCAGTGATGATCTTCTTGCGAGATGCTATTTCAACTTGAACCTGTGGTGGAATGGTAAAGTAAGAACCACCAGAGGCACCTCTTTCAATAGGCACAACAGCAAGGCCGTTCTTTACATTCTTTCTGATACGAGCATAAGCTTTCATA includes these proteins:
- a CDS encoding NRAMP family divalent metal transporter, whose amino-acid sequence is MSNFLKILGPGLIFASTAIGVSHLVQSTRAGMIYGFGFLMAIVVINILKYPFFEYGTRYAAGTGESLIDGYGRMGKWAIGSYFFVMIVSLFFVSAAVFNVTAVFMKELFQIQTPASAFVPLLLVIVSCFGILAFGKFTLLDHLIKIVGFLMIVCTLVSFVLVLIKGPAIPSSDFVAPELWSLTTIPFAIALMGWMPTAVDLSAWNSLWTLEKQKSSGYKSTVKQATGEFALGYWISAVLAVMFLTLGSYLVYGTDILVASSSADFFNQVIGLFTGAIGEWSYYMIAVAAFCIMYGTSIGVLDGYSRALKRSCEVLFLKGTEVNSKWYLVALMITATGGFVINYVLSDNPKGFLLLVDIATILSFLFAPIVAVLNYKLVTNRKFPKEHQPDFLMRSISLLGITVLILFSVVYIFYYFGGFD
- the msrA gene encoding peptide-methionine (S)-S-oxide reductase MsrA, whose amino-acid sequence is MKLISLILLMFAANSCNQKDKDMEQTEAAMNSEPIEVAATQEGMEKAYFASGCFWCVEEIYESVNGVSEAISGYSGGTTENPTYEQSNTGTTGHAEANEIIYDPKVVSFETLVDVYFASQNIEQVNGQGPDRGSQYRSIIFYQNDEQKQIIASKIKELEDAGYEVAAEVKPFEKFWVAEDYHQDYAENHPTNGYIQNVSIPRWRRFAAAMPNVIKEGVSH